In Paenarthrobacter sp. GOM3, a single window of DNA contains:
- a CDS encoding TIGR03085 family metal-binding protein, with protein sequence MHFVDPSREVLAETLLAAGPDSPTLCEGWQTRDLAAHLYLRERKIAVGLGLLIPSLGKASEKATSNLASKLKNSDAYAELVKTFRAGPPAFSPLKIKALDETSNLIEYFVHTEDIRRAGDRWAPRALDEAYSDALWDELIKRAAFLYRGVDLGIVLVRPTGPRHVAKRAPVSVAIVGEPGELLMHAHGRTSQALVTFEGQPDAVALLQSADIGL encoded by the coding sequence ATGCATTTCGTCGATCCTTCCCGAGAAGTACTGGCCGAGACCCTGCTTGCGGCCGGCCCTGACTCCCCCACGCTCTGCGAAGGGTGGCAGACAAGGGATCTTGCTGCGCATTTGTATCTGCGCGAACGGAAGATCGCCGTGGGCCTGGGGCTGCTGATCCCCAGCCTTGGCAAGGCCTCCGAGAAGGCGACCTCGAATTTGGCCTCCAAACTCAAGAACTCCGACGCCTACGCCGAACTCGTGAAGACGTTCCGGGCGGGCCCGCCGGCCTTCTCCCCGTTGAAGATCAAGGCGCTGGACGAGACCTCAAACCTCATCGAATACTTCGTCCACACCGAGGACATCCGCCGCGCCGGCGACCGCTGGGCTCCTCGCGCCCTCGACGAAGCCTACTCTGACGCCCTATGGGACGAACTCATCAAGCGCGCCGCTTTCCTGTATCGCGGCGTGGACCTTGGAATCGTCCTGGTTCGGCCCACCGGCCCCCGGCACGTGGCCAAGCGCGCGCCTGTTTCCGTTGCCATCGTTGGCGAGCCAGGCGAACTGCTCATGCACGCGCACGGACGCACCAGCCAGGCCCTGGTCACCTTCGAAGGCCAGCCGGACGCCGTCGCGCTGTTGCAGTCAGCGGACATCGGCCTCTAA
- the hisI gene encoding phosphoribosyl-AMP cyclohydrolase translates to MSEQSAPSPSPAAELSSDPTGPLPQEIASALKRDSAGLVAAIVQQHDTHEVLMLGWMDDEALHRTMTTGRVTFYSRSRQEYWRKGDTSGHVQFVKSVALDCDGDALLVRVDQIGAACHTGTRTCFDGRDLSVVTGHRD, encoded by the coding sequence ATGTCAGAGCAGTCCGCCCCCAGCCCCTCTCCCGCCGCGGAGCTTTCCAGCGACCCCACGGGTCCCTTGCCGCAGGAGATCGCAAGCGCCCTCAAACGCGATTCCGCTGGCCTGGTTGCCGCCATCGTCCAGCAGCACGACACCCACGAGGTCCTCATGCTCGGCTGGATGGACGACGAGGCACTGCACCGCACCATGACCACTGGGCGCGTCACGTTCTACTCCCGTTCCCGGCAGGAGTACTGGCGCAAGGGCGACACTTCCGGACACGTTCAGTTCGTGAAGTCAGTCGCCCTTGACTGCGACGGCGACGCCCTCCTGGTCCGCGTGGACCAGATCGGCGCAGCCTGCCACACCGGTACCCGGACGTGCTTCGACGGCCGCGACCTCAGCGTCGTTACGGGTCACCGCGACTAA
- a CDS encoding anthranilate synthase component I, translating into MQDLGIISPGLEEFRELAVHSRVIPVRLKVLADAETPIGLYRKLAKGQPGTFLLESAAVGGAWSRYSFIGSKSRATLTTKDGQAHWIGEPPVGVPVSGNPVEAVRDTIAALQTDRFDGLPPFTSGLVGFLGWEAVRHWERLTSPPEDDLQLPEMALNLVTDMAVHDNVDGTVLLIANAINFDDSSERVDDAWHDAVARVKGLLDQISTPVAQPVSVLETAALDFASSVQERWDEARYLEAIDRGKEAIVDGEVFQVVISRRFEMECAADPLDVYRVLRNTNPSPYMYLFSLEDADGREYSIVGSSPEALVTVTGEEVITHPIAGSRPRGKTVEADKALAAELLADEKERSEHLMLVDLSRNDLSKVCVAGTVDVTQFMEVERFSHIMHLVSTVVGELAPHAKAYDVLKATFPAGTLSGAPKPRALRLLDELEPHRRGIYGGVVGYLDFAGDMDMAIAIRSALLREGRAYVQAGGGIVADSHKPSEALETVNKAAAPLRAVHTAGSLQNISGDSVRDTENADGGTPAP; encoded by the coding sequence ATGCAGGACCTTGGAATCATCAGCCCGGGCCTGGAAGAGTTCCGCGAACTCGCCGTCCACAGCCGTGTCATACCCGTCCGACTTAAGGTCCTGGCCGACGCCGAGACCCCCATTGGCTTGTACCGGAAGCTGGCCAAGGGGCAGCCCGGGACGTTCCTGCTGGAATCCGCAGCAGTCGGCGGCGCCTGGTCCCGTTACTCCTTCATTGGGTCCAAATCCCGGGCCACGCTGACCACTAAGGACGGCCAGGCCCACTGGATCGGCGAACCTCCCGTTGGCGTGCCGGTCTCCGGTAACCCGGTTGAGGCGGTCCGCGACACGATCGCTGCGCTCCAAACGGACCGCTTTGACGGCTTGCCTCCTTTCACGTCCGGCCTGGTGGGTTTCCTAGGCTGGGAGGCTGTGCGCCACTGGGAGCGGCTGACTTCCCCACCGGAGGATGACCTGCAGTTGCCGGAGATGGCGCTGAACCTCGTTACCGACATGGCCGTCCACGACAATGTGGATGGAACAGTCCTCCTTATTGCCAATGCCATCAACTTTGACGACAGCTCCGAGCGCGTTGATGACGCCTGGCACGACGCCGTGGCGCGGGTGAAAGGGCTGCTTGACCAGATCAGCACTCCCGTGGCCCAGCCCGTGTCCGTGCTGGAAACAGCAGCCTTGGACTTCGCCTCGAGCGTGCAGGAACGGTGGGACGAAGCCCGGTACCTGGAAGCGATTGACCGCGGCAAGGAAGCGATCGTCGACGGCGAAGTCTTCCAGGTGGTCATCTCCCGTCGGTTCGAGATGGAATGCGCGGCCGACCCTCTGGACGTCTACCGGGTCCTGCGCAATACCAACCCCAGCCCGTACATGTACCTCTTCAGCCTTGAGGATGCCGACGGCCGCGAGTACTCGATTGTGGGTTCCTCGCCCGAGGCCCTGGTGACGGTGACCGGTGAGGAAGTCATTACCCACCCCATCGCCGGCTCGCGTCCCCGTGGCAAGACGGTTGAGGCGGACAAGGCCCTGGCTGCTGAACTGTTGGCCGACGAGAAAGAACGCTCCGAGCACCTGATGCTGGTTGATCTTTCACGGAACGACCTCTCGAAGGTGTGCGTTGCGGGCACGGTGGATGTCACGCAGTTCATGGAAGTGGAGCGGTTCAGCCACATCATGCACCTGGTGTCCACGGTGGTGGGTGAGCTTGCTCCGCACGCCAAGGCATACGACGTCCTCAAGGCCACGTTCCCAGCGGGCACCCTCTCCGGCGCCCCCAAGCCGCGTGCATTGCGTCTCCTGGACGAACTGGAACCGCACCGGCGCGGCATCTACGGTGGCGTTGTTGGCTACCTGGACTTTGCCGGTGACATGGATATGGCCATCGCCATCCGTTCAGCCCTGCTCCGCGAAGGACGTGCCTACGTACAGGCCGGCGGCGGGATCGTGGCGGATTCGCACAAACCTTCCGAA